The proteins below are encoded in one region of Coffea arabica cultivar ET-39 chromosome 4c, Coffea Arabica ET-39 HiFi, whole genome shotgun sequence:
- the LOC113740156 gene encoding thiamine pyrophosphokinase 1 isoform X2: protein MDVMIHSSNFLLPNPAAADNINGLTSPPRKYALIILNQRLPRITPLLWSHAQLRVCADGGANRLFDELPKLFPQDDAVAVRQKYKPDVIKGDMDSVRNEVVDFYSNLGTAIIDASYDQDTTDLHKCVIYIHGLSDPQKSNLCILVVGALGGRFDHEIGNINVLYHFSSMRIILLNDDCLIQLLPGTHHHEIHINPSIEGPHCGLAPFGMPSQSTTTTGLQWDLQETCISSTEDILPQVHLPSSQLYFVLRYWM from the exons ATGGACGTGATGATTCATTCTTCCAACTTTCTCCTCCCAAATCCCGCCGCCGCCGACAATATCAACGGCTTAACTTCACCACCAAGAAAGTACGCTCTCATCATCCTTAACCAGCGTCTCCCTCGAATTACTCCCCTCTTGTGGAGCCACG CTCAACTTCGTGTATGTGCGGACGGTGGCGCCAATCGACTGTTCGATGAATTGCCTAAGCTCTTTCCGCAAGATGACGCCGTTGCTGTCCGTCAGAA gtacAAGCCAGATGTAATAAAGGGAGACATGGATTCTGTCAGGAATGAGGTTGTAGATTTTTATTCAAACCTG GGTACTGCCATAATAGATGCCTCTTATGATCAGGACACCACGGATTTGCATAAATGTGTGATCTACATCCATGGCTTATCAGATCCACAAAAGTCAAAT TTGTGCATTCTTGTTGTTGGGGCACTCGGTGGGAGGTTTGACCATGAGATTGGAAACATCAACGTACTATATCACTTCTCAAGCATGCGTATAATTCTTCTGAATGATGATTGCCTCATCCAACTTCTTCCTGGGACTCATCATCATGAGATCCACATTAATCCCTCTATTGAGGGCCCACATTGTGGACTTGCTCCCTTTGGTATGCCATCTCAAAGTACGACGACAACTGGCCTGCAGTGGGATCTGC AAGAAACTTGTATATCAAGTACAGAAGATATTCTACCTCAAGTGCATTTACCCAGTTCTCAGTTGTACTTCGTACTTAGATATTGGATGTAG
- the LOC113740156 gene encoding thiamine pyrophosphokinase 1 isoform X1, whose protein sequence is MDVMIHSSNFLLPNPAAADNINGLTSPPRKYALIILNQRLPRITPLLWSHAQLRVCADGGANRLFDELPKLFPQDDAVAVRQKYKPDVIKGDMDSVRNEVVDFYSNLGTAIIDASYDQDTTDLHKCVIYIHGLSDPQKSNLCILVVGALGGRFDHEIGNINVLYHFSSMRIILLNDDCLIQLLPGTHHHEIHINPSIEGPHCGLAPFGMPSQSTTTTGLQWDLRNTEMKFGGLISTSNTAKGEIVTVCSDSDLIWTISIKKA, encoded by the exons ATGGACGTGATGATTCATTCTTCCAACTTTCTCCTCCCAAATCCCGCCGCCGCCGACAATATCAACGGCTTAACTTCACCACCAAGAAAGTACGCTCTCATCATCCTTAACCAGCGTCTCCCTCGAATTACTCCCCTCTTGTGGAGCCACG CTCAACTTCGTGTATGTGCGGACGGTGGCGCCAATCGACTGTTCGATGAATTGCCTAAGCTCTTTCCGCAAGATGACGCCGTTGCTGTCCGTCAGAA gtacAAGCCAGATGTAATAAAGGGAGACATGGATTCTGTCAGGAATGAGGTTGTAGATTTTTATTCAAACCTG GGTACTGCCATAATAGATGCCTCTTATGATCAGGACACCACGGATTTGCATAAATGTGTGATCTACATCCATGGCTTATCAGATCCACAAAAGTCAAAT TTGTGCATTCTTGTTGTTGGGGCACTCGGTGGGAGGTTTGACCATGAGATTGGAAACATCAACGTACTATATCACTTCTCAAGCATGCGTATAATTCTTCTGAATGATGATTGCCTCATCCAACTTCTTCCTGGGACTCATCATCATGAGATCCACATTAATCCCTCTATTGAGGGCCCACATTGTGGACTTGCTCCCTTTGGTATGCCATCTCAAAGTACGACGACAACTGGCCTGCAGTGGGATCTGC GCAACACGGAGATGAAATTTGGTGGCTTAATCAGCACGTCAAATACTGCTAAAGGAGAGATTGTAACTGTGTGTTCTGACAGCGACCTGATTTGGACCATATCCATAAAAAAGGCTTGA
- the LOC113740156 gene encoding thiamine pyrophosphokinase 1 isoform X3: MDVMIHSSNFLLPNPAAADNINGLTSPPRKYALIILNQRLPRITPLLWSHAQLRVCADGGANRLFDELPKLFPQDDAVAVRQKYKPDVIKGDMDSVRNEVVDFYSNLGTAIIDASYDQDTTDLHKCVIYIHGLSDPQKSNLCILVVGALGGRFDHEIGNINVLYHFSSMRIILLNDDCLIQLLPGTHHHEIHINPSIEGPHCGLAPFGMPSQSTTTTGLQWDLRFPAQPFSQAKVVYFYVHLSADGRTK, translated from the exons ATGGACGTGATGATTCATTCTTCCAACTTTCTCCTCCCAAATCCCGCCGCCGCCGACAATATCAACGGCTTAACTTCACCACCAAGAAAGTACGCTCTCATCATCCTTAACCAGCGTCTCCCTCGAATTACTCCCCTCTTGTGGAGCCACG CTCAACTTCGTGTATGTGCGGACGGTGGCGCCAATCGACTGTTCGATGAATTGCCTAAGCTCTTTCCGCAAGATGACGCCGTTGCTGTCCGTCAGAA gtacAAGCCAGATGTAATAAAGGGAGACATGGATTCTGTCAGGAATGAGGTTGTAGATTTTTATTCAAACCTG GGTACTGCCATAATAGATGCCTCTTATGATCAGGACACCACGGATTTGCATAAATGTGTGATCTACATCCATGGCTTATCAGATCCACAAAAGTCAAAT TTGTGCATTCTTGTTGTTGGGGCACTCGGTGGGAGGTTTGACCATGAGATTGGAAACATCAACGTACTATATCACTTCTCAAGCATGCGTATAATTCTTCTGAATGATGATTGCCTCATCCAACTTCTTCCTGGGACTCATCATCATGAGATCCACATTAATCCCTCTATTGAGGGCCCACATTGTGGACTTGCTCCCTTTGGTATGCCATCTCAAAGTACGACGACAACTGGCCTGCAGTGGGATCTGC GTTTTCCTGCACAACCCTTTTCTCAAGCAaaagttgtttatttttatGTGCATCTTTCTGCTGATGGAAGAACAAAGTAG
- the LOC140005257 gene encoding protein STICHEL-like 2: MDGRRHSVDVPISRALVALRRVRSLRDPSTNSLSKFSPLVENLNWETNSNNAITLGFENKTKEFVNVETGMFDIENRRLDDERDRHGNGQQLYYSRKSNAELVSHEDSCQDGNKGSDPFRNMHVEGSTIGQPSLEMLCANKSLSERYCSNHRDKGLELACVASSTDCLEGVGSCNEPNEGSIHDEMLYRNRYSKKYQNRKQSRSCRSAAGDVLSRVGSPSLSMSDALLGGSSCGISLNGDEDADALHSRQCGCGIGHCWSRPPRLRESNHHLDAEDQPFLPAGAGEAHTSEWRRGCNHMNNGVTLYSESPRSLSQKFRPKSFSDLVGQNLVARSLLSSISNGRISSFYLFHGPRGTGKTSAAKIFAAALNCLSPDTAKPCGHCRECFLFFSGKGSNVKEVDSLKVNKTQRIRAIIKNAENSVSSSPFKVLIIDECHLLREDTWATFLNNLEDISCRVVFIMVTPDLHKLPRSAVSRSQRYHFPKIKEADVAGRLGKICLEEGFDFDQDALDYIATKSNGSLRDAEMMLEQLSLIGKKITMTLVYELMGVVSDDELFDLLHLALSSNTPETVKRARELMRSRIDPLHLVSQLANIIMDGLAGKCQEEASEIPRRLFGRSTSEADMQQLSHALKILSETEKQLRMSKNQTTWLTVALLQLSSVGSSLDSNESRLCIKTMQPRDGDFCSTSSTTESLKHLVTCARDSSESCKMGMQGREQTLESVWKTAAGICESSSLKSFLQKRGKLLSINLRQGLAVAELGFYHSKYVSKAEKKWKVIAGALQNALGYNVEIRINLILDSAGKEHAKVKKGYFSFSSCSRRLHRRSQSTTECESDPSEKLDSISTKPLTVDKYVETGSSESGSHNSHACCIGKELVRTIRNTDGNALSIALMTPKHQLGADKYRNCGCQDLFAPEQGKQPGCFPRTLKFQKANASNTSETIFWRTCLENNPASAVPHPVTQTHFCPSDPVVSCCRSVNLNNSCRNHVRLGS, from the exons ATGGATGGAAGGAGGCATTCTGTTGATGTTCCTATCTCGAGAGCATTAGTAGCACTTAGGAGAGTGAGATCTCTTAGAGATCCATCAACCAATTCACTGAGCAAGTTTTCTCCTTTGGTGGAGAATCTGAACTGGGAAACGAATTCAAACAATGCAATTACTTTGGGTTTTGAAAATAAGACAAAGGAATTTGTCAATGTTGAAACAGGCATGTTTGATATTGAGAACCGGAGGCTAGATGATGAAAGGGATCGCCATGGAAATGGTCAACAGCTGTACTACTCAAGAAAATCTAATGCCGAGTTAGTCTCACATGAAGATTCTTGTCAGGATGGAAACAAGGGCTCCGACCCTTTCAGGAATATGCATGTTGAAGGATCTACTATAGGTCAACCAAGCCTGGAGATGTTATGTGCAAACAAATCACTAAGTGAGAGATATTGCAGCAATCACAGGGACAAAGGATTGGAGTTGGCTTGTGTAGCATCTTCCACCGACTGTTTGGAGGGGGTGGGATCATGTAATGAACCAAATGAAGGATCAATACATGATGAAATGCTTTATCGTAATAGATATAgtaaaaaataccaaaatagGAAGCAAAGTAGATCATGTAGATCAGCAGCGGGTGATGTCCTGAGTCGCGTTGGCAGTCCTTCCTTATCCATGAGCGATGCTCTGCTTGGAGGATCAAGCTGTGGAATATCTTTGAATGGAGATGAGGATGCTGATGCTTTGCATTCTAGGCAATGTGGATGTGGTATAGGCCATTGTTGGTCAAGACCACCTAGACTTAGAGAGTCAAATCATCATCTTGATGCAGAAGACCAACCATTTTTACCAGCTGGTGCAGGGGAGGCACACACTTCTGAATGGAGAAGGGGATGCAACCACATGAACAATGGAGTTACTTTATATTCAGAAAGTCCTCGAAGTCTTAGTCAAAAGTTCAGGCCAAAATCATTTAGTGACTTGGTGGGCCAAAATCTGGTGGCGAGGTCTCTTCTAAGTTCAATCTCAAATGGGAGGATAAGTTCCTTTTATCTCTTTCATGGTCCCCGTGGTACTGGTAAAACATCTGCTGCTAAGATTTTTGCTGCTGCATTGAATTGTCTTTCACCTGATACTGCCAAACCTTGTGGTCATTGTCGAGAATGTTTCCTATTCTTCTCTGGAAAGGGAAGCAATGTCAAGGAAGTGGATTCTCTGAAAGTCAATAAAACACAAAGGATTAGAGCAATCATTAAGAATGCTGAGAATTCTGTGTCATCTTCACCTTTCAAGGTTTTGATAATTGATGAGTGCCACTTATTGCGAGAGGATACATGGGCAACATTTTTGAACAATCTTGAGGACATTTCTTGCCGTGTTGTCTTCATAATGGTAACTCCTGACCTTCATAAGTTGCCCCGTAGTGCAGTATCACGGTCTCAAAGATACCATTTTCCAAAAATCAAAGAAGCCGATGTTGCCGGTCGATTGGGAAAAATTTGTCTGGAAGAAGGATTTGACTTTGACCAAGATGCTTTGGACTACATTGCCACTAAATCAAATGGCTCACTACGAGATGCTGAGATGATGCTTGAGCAGTTGAGTTTGATTGGGAAAAAGATTACGATGACCCTGGTCTATGAATTG ATGGGAGTTGTTTCTgatgatgagttgtttgatttACTGCATCTAGCACTATCGTCTAATACTCCTGAAACAGTTAAAAGGGCCAGAGAGCTAATGAGATCAAGGATAGATCCCTTGCATCTCGTCTCACAACTAGCAAATATCATAATGGATGGTCTTGCTGGAAAATGTCAAGAAGAAGCCTCCGAAATCCCAAGAAGGCTTTTTGGAAGAAGTACTT CTGAAGCCGACATGCAGCAATTAAGCCATGCTCTTAAAATACTTTCTGAAACTGAAAAGCAACTGAGGATGTCAAAGAACCAGACTACTTGGCTTACTGTAGCTCTTCTTCAGTTAAGTTCTGTGGGGTCTTCACTGGATTCTAATGAATCGAGGTTGTGCATAAAAACCATGCAGCCAAGAG ATGGTGATTTTTGCAGCACCTCATCCACTACTGAGAGTTTGAAGCATCTTGTAACCTGTGCACGCGACAGCAGCGAGTCTTGCAAGATGGGGATGCAGGGCCGTGAGCAGACTTTAGAATCTGTATGGAAGACAGCTGCTGGTATATGTGAATCTAGTTCATTGAAGAGCTTCCTGCAGAAAAGGGGGAAGTTATTGTCTATTAATCTTAGACAAG GTCTAGCTGTAGCTGAATTGGGGTTTTACCATTCAAAATATGTGTCAAAAGCTGAGAAGAAATGGAAAGTCATAGCAGGTGCACTTCAGAATGCTCTGGGCTATAATGTTGAAATAAGAATCAATCTTATTCTGGATTCTGCTGGAAAAGAACACGCCAAAGTGAAGAAGGGATATTTCAGCTTTTCAAGTTGTTCCAGGAGGTTGCATCGTAGGTCACAATCCACCACGGAGTGTGAAAGCGACCCATCAGAGAAATTGGATTCCATTTCTACTAAACCCTTAACAGTGGATAAGTATGTCGAAACGGGTTCCTCTGAAAGTGGTTCTCATAATTCACATGCCTGTTGTATTGGAAAAGAGCTGGTGAGAACTATAAGAAATACTGATGGAAATGCACTAAGTATTGCTTTGATGACACCAAAACATCAACTGGGAGCTGATAAGTATCGAAACTGTGGGTGCCAAGATCTATTTGCCCCAGAACAAGGGAAACAACCTGGCTGCTTTCCTAGAACACTGAAGTTTCAAAAGGCAAATGCCTCAAATACTTCTGAGAcaattttctggaggacctgtTTGGAAAATAACCCGGCATCAGCAGTTCCTCATCCTGTAACTCAGACGCATTTCTGTCCAAGCGATCCAGTTGTTTCTTGCTGCAGATCAGTCAATCTCAATAACAGCTGCAGAAATCATGTTCG GCTTGGCAGTTAA